Proteins encoded by one window of Bubalus bubalis isolate 160015118507 breed Murrah chromosome 4, NDDB_SH_1, whole genome shotgun sequence:
- the LRRC18 gene encoding leucine-rich repeat-containing protein 18, giving the protein MAKGAKGPKGKKITLAVAKNCIKITFDGKKRLDLSKMGITTFPKCILRLTDVDELDLSRNLIKKIPDAISKFQNLRWLDLHSNYIDKLPETIGQMTSLLFLNVSNNRLTTNGLPVELNQLKNIRTVNLGLNHLDSVPTTLGALKELHEVGLHDNLLSNIPNSISKLPKLKKLNTKRNPFPKAEASDMFMDSIRRLDNLHLVEEKDLCGTCLKKCQQARDKLNKIKSMATATPRKAIFSTLVSPNSMAKESQEDWRMRSTSP; this is encoded by the exons ATGGCCAAGGGCGCGAAAGGCCCCAAGGGCAAGAAGATCACCCTCGCTGTGGCCAAGAATTGCATCAAGATCACATTTGATGGAAAGAAACGCCTTGACTTGAGCAAGATGGGAATTACCACCTTTCCCAAGTGTATTTTGCGACTCACTGATGTGGATGAGCTCGACCTTAGCCGGAATTTGATCAAGAAGATTCCCGATGCCATCTCCAAGTTCCAGAACCTGCGGTGGCTGGACTTGCACAGCAACTACATTGACAAGCTCCCCGAGACCATCGGCCAGATGacttctctgctcttcctcaaCGTCAGCAACAACAGGCTGACCACCAACGGGCTGCCCGTAGAGCTCAATCAACTCAAGAATATCCGCACTGTGAATTTAGGCCTGAACCATCTGGACAGCGTGCCCACCACACTGGGTGCTCTGAAGGAGCTCCATGAGGTGGGGCTCCATGACAACCTGCTGAGCAACATTCCCAACAGCATCTCCAAGCTCCCCAAGCTGAAAAAGCTCAACACAAAGCGAAATCCCTTTCCCAAGGCAGAGGCATCGGATATGTTCATGGATTCCATCAGGAGGCTGGACAACCTACATCTGGTGGAAGAGAAGGATCTGTGTGGGACTTGCCTGAAAAAATGCCAACAGGCCCGGGACAAGCTGAACAAAATCAAGAGCATGGCCACGGCGACACCAAGAAAGGCCATCTTTTCCACTTTGGTCTCACCCAACTCCATGGCCAAGGAATCCCAGGAAGATTGGAG GATGCGCTCAACATCACCCTAG